In Plasmodium sp. gorilla clade G2 genome assembly, chromosome: 5, one genomic interval encodes:
- a CDS encoding transmembrane emp24 domain-containing protein, putative: protein MMKIIKEIKTVVLLLFVLFLNFSNVKAAYFFVKEGVDKCFVESVANNVVITATYDNYGLKDVKCLINVKDQNGKVLYSHDTSKIRKGKISYLSTKDGLYHICISCPSTNWFKSTAIKWSLSIEVGGSDIDPENLAKKSELSETLTILNNLKKKFNSMKLQQIYQKQMASNLYEYNKSVHNKMFYCYILEIIILVVITVYSIVHLKNYFKAHKLM, encoded by the exons atgatgaaaataattaaagaaataaaaacagTTGTACTTTTGttgtttgttttatttttgaatttttcTAATGTGAAAGCTGcttatttttttgtgaaaGAAGGTGTTGATAAATGTTTTGTTGAGAGTGTGGCAAATAATGTAGTTATAACAGCAacatatgataattatgGATTGAAGg atGTAAAATGTCTTATTAATGTGAAGGATCAAAATGGAAAAGTATTATATTCTCATGATACATCGAAAATAAGGAAag gtaagatatcatatttatcaaCTAAGGATggattatatcatatttgtATTTCATGCCCTTCAACCAATTGGTTTAAAAGTACAGCAATAAAATGGAGCTTGTCAATTGAAGTTGGAGGTTCGGATATTGATCCAGAAAATTTGGCAAAAAAATCAGAACTAAGTGAAACATTaacaatattaaataatttgaagaaaaaatttaattcGATGAAATTGCAgcaaatatatcaaaaacaAATG gcatccaatttatatgaatacaaTAAATCTGttcataataaaatgttttattgTTACATTCTCGAAATAATCATATTAGTAGTAATAACAGTTTACTCTATTGTTCACTTGAAGAATTATTTCAAGGCCCACAAATTAATGTAA
- a CDS encoding DNA replication licensing factor MCM3, putative yields MESLSIEKNSTPFGRSEYRTFNSELNYTLMDSSLNHSSILDNSMKIEKDSRDKRLQKLNQNIVSEYESGRQSVVFTQQKYKQLLEGFLLFVQTNKYIHQKITELRAEAIDEYNRMQNKNIPNIIIHQRLICNINNFQTGNEQFELLAKCLIKEPYLALPAYQAAIKELWKSEDSKVDIDPPKIGICGWLGRHHVTPRGLQSSMINKLVAVEGVVNKCSTVQPKLVQSVYIGEAVHDLNADAKTSEKTVHLRPHYDITDFDKTAKDSGRPPASDPEGRIMHKHEIGLCKYKNHQKFVIQETPEDAPTGQMPRWVEVIVEDDLCDIVKCGDRVRVWGVYRANCGQANSTNSGLGRSFLIANNVLVKNKETYDSNLSISEADKKNFHAFAKKDNTIDVLGYSFAPSICGQDIVKKAIVLMLAGGTERALPSHHIRGDIHIMLVGDPSCGKSQLLRYVMSIMPGTVSATGRGSSGVGLTAAIVTDQDTGERVVEGGAMVMGDRRVVCIDEFDKMQPTDRVAIHEVMEQQTVTVAKAGIHTTLNARCTVLAAANPLYGCWNDALDMGQQLQFEPSLLSRFDLIFLVRDSATEQDDERIAESVLRNVTEKAKPIMNESRNNQKNFVIQADSYDINPKAQHISIYNERDINQNNDNNNMQENEEYETPIFANRDEMIYYDKNGVEHEILTVPFFKKYLHYVKNIFYHEKQRTDGWKPYPEVSDEACEVITELYADLRERASKYSHNKLIQGVTPRTLEAIIRIASSHAKLKLNRYVTSVDVNYAKKLLMYTLFGEEIVESNEEEEEEDEDEEDELEEEEDDDDDEEEKLKKKRRQRQKRASKKRSGEKKDLGSNKKKKKKSEQTDENGNENYMIDDIPSNKTNDTLDIKEIERLIVENVTLNDPGDGLKDVELLDLIILGNKDKMPELSKLDINQLRQIINSLNDMDGAPIYYVKKDKIVYKC; encoded by the exons atggaAAGCTTAAGCATAGAAAAGAACAGTACCCCCTTTGGGAGGTCTGAATACAGAACATTCAACTCTGAGTTGAATTATACTTTGATGGATTCCTCATTAAATCATTCTTCCATATTAGATAATTCTATGAAAATTGAAAAAGATAGCAGAGATAAGAGACTACAGAAATTGAATCAGAATATTGTTAGTGAATATGAATCTGGAAGACAAAGTGTTGTATTTACTCAAcagaaatataaacaattattAGAaggatttttattatttgtacaaactaataaatatatacatcaaAAGATTACCGAATTAAGAGCAGAAGCTATTGATGAATATAACAGAAtgcaaaataaaaacatccccaatattataatacatcAAAGacttatatgtaatattaataatttccaAACAGGAAATGAACAATTCGAATTATTAGCAAAATGTTTAATTAAAGAACCTTATTTAGCTTTACCAGCATATCAAGCTGctataaaagaattatgGAAATCTGAAGATAGCAAAGTAGATATAGATCCTCCTAAAATTGGTATATGTGGTTGGCTAGGTAGACATCATGTAACACCTAGAGGTTTACAGAGTTCtatgataaataaattaGTAGCTGTTGAAGGTGTTGTTAATAAATGTTCTACTGTTCAACCTAAATTAGTTCAATCTGTTTATATAGGTGAAGCTGTTCATGATCTCAATGCAGATGCAAAAACTAGTGAGAAAACTGTACATCTAAGACCACATTATGATATAACTGATTTTGATAAAACAGCCAAAGATTCTGGTAGACCTCCTGCATCAGATCCTGAAGGGAGAATTATGCATAAACATGAAATAGGTTTatgcaaatataaaaatcatcAAAAATTTGTTATACAAGAAACACCAGAGGATGCACCCACAGGACAAATGCCTAGATGGGTTGAAGTAATTGTAGAAGATGATTTATGTGATATTGTTAAGTGTGGTGATCGAGTAAGAGTATGGGGTGTATATCGAGCTAATTGTGGACAAGCTAATAGCACAAATAGTGGTTTAGGACGCTCTTTTTTAATAGCAAATAATGTAttagtaaaaaataaagaaacatATGATTCTAATTTATCTATATCAGAAgcagataaaaaaaatttccatGCATTTgcaaaaaaagataatactATAGATGTATTAGGTTATTCATTTGCTCCTTCTATATGTGGTCAAGATATTGTAAAAAAAGCTATCGTCTTAATGTTAGCTGGAGGAACTGAACGTGCTCTACCTTCTCATCATATTAGAGgagatatacatattatgcTTGTAGGAGATCCAAGTTGTGGTAAATCCCAACTTTTACGTTATGTAATGAGTATCATGCCAGGAACTGTTTCAGCTACTGGAAGAGGATCATCAGGAGTCGGTTTAACAGCTGCTATAGTTACAGATCAAGATACAGGAGAACGTGTAGTTGAAGGAGGTGCTATGGTTATGGGTGATAGACGTGTTGTATGTATTGATGAATTTGATAAAATGCAACCAACAGATAGAGTTGCTATACATGAAGTTATGGAACAACAAACAGTTACTGTTGCTAAAGCAGGTATACACACTACTTTAAATGCAAGATGTACTGTACTTGCAGCTGCTAATCCTTTATATGGTTGTTGGAATGATGCTCTAGATATGGGTCAACAATTACAATTTGAACCTTCACTTCTTTCTCGTTTTGATTTAATCTTCTTAGTAAGAGATAGTGCAACTGAACAAGACGATGAAAGAATAGCTGAATCAGTTTTAAGAAATGTAACTGAGAAAGCTAAACCTATTATGAATGAAAGTAGAAATAATCAAAAGAATTTTGTTATACAAGCAGATAGTTATGATATTAATCCAAAAGCACaacatataagtatatacAATGAAAGAgatataaatcaaaataatgataataataatatgcaagaaaatgaagaatatgaAACTCCAATCTTTGCTAATAGAGAtgaaatgatatattatgataaaaatggtGTAGAACATGAAATTCTCACAgttcctttttttaaaaaatatttacattatgttaaaaatattttctatcATGAAAAACAAAGAACAGATGGATGGAAACCTTATCCAGAGGTTAGTGATGAAGCTTGTGAAGTTATTACAGAATTATATGCTGATTTGAGAGAAAGAGCATCCAAATATTCTCACAACAAACTTATACAAGGAGTAACACCAAGAACATTAGAAGCTATCATACGTATTGCTTCATCGCATGCAAAACTAAAATTAAATAGATATGTAACTAGTGTAGATGTTAATTATgctaaaaaattattaatgtaCACCTTATTTGGAGAAGAAATTGTTGAatcaaatgaagaagaagaagaagaagatgaagatgaagaagacGAATTAGAAGAGGAAGAAGATgacgatgatgatgaagaagaaaaattaaaaaagaaaagaagacAAAGACAAAAAAGAGCATCCAAAAAAAGATctggagaaaaaaaagatttaggaagtaataaaaagaaaaagaaaaaatctgAACAAACAGATGAAAATGgtaatgaaaattatatgatagaCGATATCCCAAGTAATAAAACTAATGATACATTAGATATTAAGGAAATTGAGAGATTGATTGTTGAAAATGTAACATTGAATGACCCAGGGGATGGATTAAAGGATGTGGAGTTACTCGATTTg atTATACTCggaaataaagataaaatgcCCGAACTTTCGAAGCTTGATATTAATCAATTACgtcaaataataaattcattAAACGATATGGATGGAGCACCAATTTATTATGTAAAGAAGGATAAAATAGTTTATAAGTGTTAA
- a CDS encoding ubiquitin-conjugating enzyme E2 N, putative, with product MSIPRRITKETQNLANEPPPGIMAVPVPENYRHFNILINGPDGTPYEGGTYKLELFLPEQYPMEPPKVRFLTKIYHPNIDKLGRICLDILKDKWSPALQIRTVLLSIQALLSSPEPDDPLDSKVAEHFKQDKNDAEHVARQWNKIYANNNVL from the exons ATGTCAATACCTAGAAGAATAACAAAAGAAACACAAAATTTAGCCAATGAACCac CCCCAGGAATAATGGCTGTACCTGTTCCTGAGAATTATCgtcattttaatattttaataaatggaCCTGATGGAACACCATATGAgg GCggaacatataaattagaACTCTTCTTGCCTGAACAATATCCTATGGAACCCCCTAAAGTTCGTTTTTtgacaaaaatatatcatccaAATATt GATAAGTTAGGTCGAATTTGTctagatatattaaaagataaatgGAGTCCTGCATTACAAATACGAACAGTGCTCTTAAGTATACAAgctttattatcatcaccaGAACCTGATGATCCTTTAGATTCTAAAGTTGCTGAACATTTTAAACAGGATAAAAACGATGCCGAACATGTTGCAAGACAATGGAATAAAATTTAtgcaaataataatgttttataa
- a CDS encoding ubiquitin carboxyl-terminal hydrolase, putative has protein sequence MTYVNITVKWKNQVFNNIELDISEPLILLKTQLWQLTNVPPEKQKLMYKGLLKDDVDLSLLNIKENDKFMLVGSAEALIEKPKDIIFEEDLSNEEKQKLHTKENIIFEEQGIVNLGNTCYFNAVLQFLTSFDDLGDFLRNYKTKENKLIKTNKDILFDSFIQFSQSFEKSSEPYVPMALLKSFRDVYPKFKSVNLRTKQYAQQDAEECMNAILTCLNEQTDNKIIDKLFSFQIVSNIKFLETVEEYEQRENKDEKKEEIQNKNIVINNDNNNNDNNQNQNDANTNDISNNNIVETTQEFNNKLICYMGTSNTPVNHLHEGIRLSLQEKIRKNRNDDNKECIYEKKSEINSLPPYLIVHFLRFESKKIVESNSAVSVVTAKICRKVSFPDTFDMYDFCSEKIKDELKIARDVIMKRKDKETSSDGQKKNEKNIQENNNDNQSNKNNSNDNPNVNEHTNQTKEEEHIELPTGEYELISVITHKGRNEESGHYIAWKKMKKFINSNCKLDENESNNKKNKNANDSLWLKMDDDKVSTHKFSSIDFYGGCSDYNIAVLLLYKRKTISCTTDEITTHMKQ, from the exons atgacataCGTTAACATAACGGTAAAATGGAAAAATCAGGTTTTCAATAACATAGAGCTTGATATATCTGAGCcgcttatattattaaaaactCAGTTGTg GCAACTGACGAATGTTCCAcctgaaaaacaaaaattaatgTACAAGGGATTATTAAAAGATGATGTTGATTTGTCTTTATTGAACATAAAAGAAAACGATAAATTTATGCTTGTAGGTTCGGCAGAAGCTTTAATTGAGAAACCAAAggatataatatttgaaGAAGATTTATCGaatgaagaaaaacaaaaacttcatacaaaggaaaatattatatttgaagAACAGGGAATAGTAAATCTTGGAAATACATGTTATTTTAATGCTGTATTACAATTCTTAACATCATTTGATGATTTAGGAGACTTTCTTAGAAATTACAAgacaaaagaaaataaattaataaaaacaaataaagatatattatttgattcATTTATACAATTTTCTCAATCATTTGAGAAATCATCAGAACCATATGTTCCTATGGCTTTGTTAAAATCTTTTAGAGATGTATATCCAAAATTTAAAAGTGTAAATTTAAGAACTAAGCAATATGCTCAACAAGATGCTGAGGAATGTATGAATGCTATTTTAACTTGTTTAAATGAACAAAcagataataaaattattgataaattattttcttttcaaaTTGTTAGTAATATCAAATTTTTGGAAACTGTCGAAGAATATGAACAAAgagaaaataaagatgaaaaaaaggaagaaatacaaaataaaaatattgtcattaataatgataataataataatgataataatcaaaatCAAAATGATGCTAACACAAATgatatatctaataataatattgttgaAACTACACaagaatttaataataaactaATATGTTATATGGGTACATCTAATACACCAGTAAATCATCTACATGAAGGAATACGTTTATCATTACAAGAGAAAATAcgaaaaaatagaaatgatgataataaagaatgtatatatgaaaaaaagtCAGAAATTAATTCTTTACCTCCTTATTTAATTGTACATTTTTTACGATTtgaatcaaaaaaaattgtagAATCTAATAGTGCTGTATCTGTTGTTACAGCCAAAATATGCAGAAAAGTTTCATTTCCTGATACTTTTGATATGTATGATTTCTGTtcagaaaaaattaaagatgaattaaaaattgCAAGAGATGTCAttatgaaaagaaaagataaaGAAACCTCTTCAGATGgtcaaaagaaaaatgagaaaaatatacaagaaaataataatgacaatCAATCCAATAAAAATAACTCAAATGATAACCCTAATGTAAACGAGCATACAAATCAaacaaaagaagaagaacaCATTGAATTACCTACAGGAGAATATGAACTTATATCTGTAATCACACATAAAGGAAGAAATGAAGAAAGTGGTCATTATATTGCttggaaaaaaatgaaaaaatttattaattcaaaTTGTAAGTTAGATGAAAATgaatcaaataataaaaaaaataaaaatgcaaATGATTCCTTGTGGTTAAAAATGGATGATGATAAAGTCAGCACTCATAAATTCTCTTCCATCGATTTTTATGGAGGATGTAGTGATTACAATATTGCTGtcttattgttatataagaGAAAAACTATATCCTGCACAACAGATGAAATAACTACCCATATGAAGCAATAG
- a CDS encoding methionine aminopeptidase 1a, putative: MSFLNKNFMLKILNTFPKKGKFQHTYILTPKLNKSKAPEPKTFKPTLQDGKYDVTASQKVPEHIKCPSYAKTGIVENSNIHYEIKDDKYIEKMKKACTLASECLKLCLENSKEGITTDIIDNMAYDFYIKNNAYPAGLNFHGFPKTVCASPNEVVCHGIPNLRKLQSGDIITYDCTVFLDGVFGDCAGTVGIGDISERHKKLIDVSKECLYKAISICRDGQRFSEIGRVITEHANKNGFNVIKDFCGHFIGTHMHMYPLIEHHYPNSHNNQRMKKGQIFTIEPILSEGSINIHTWKDQWTVCTNDNSFCSQWEHTILVLEKYAEILT, translated from the exons atgtcttttttaaataaaaattttatgttgaaaattttaaatacctttccaaaaaaaggaaaatttcaacatacatatatcttAACAccaaaattaaataaatctaAAGCTCCTGAACCTAAAACATTTAAACCAACCTTACAAGATG GCAAATATGATGTAACAGCTAGCCAAAAAGTACctgaacatataaaatgcCCAAGTTATGCTAAAACTGGAATAGTGGAAAATTCGAATATTCATTATGAAATTAAGGATGACAAGTATATAGAAAAGATGAAAAAGGCTTGTACCTTAGCTTCTGAATGTTTAAAGTTATGTTTAGAAAATTCAAAAGAAGGTATAACAACAGATATAATCGATAATATGGCatatgatttttatataaaaaataatgcaTATCCTGCGGGGCTAAATTTTCATGGATTTCCAAAAACTGTATGTGCGTCTCCAAACGAAG TTGTATGTCATGGTATACCCAATTTAAGAAAACTCCAAAGTGGAGATATTATAACTTACGATTGTACCGTTTTTTTGGATGGTGTTTTTGGTGATTGTGCAGGTACAGTAGGTATAGGAGATATATCAGAAAGACATAAAAAATTGATCGATGTGAGTAAAGAATGCTTATATAAAGCAATATCTATATGTAGAGATGGTCAAAGATTTTCAGAAATAGGAAGAGTTATAACTGAACATGCAAATAAAAATGGATTTAATGTAATAAAAGATTTTTGTGGTCATTTCATAGGAACACATATGCATATGTATCCACTTATTGAACATCATTATCCTAATAGTCATAATAATCAACGTATGAAAAAAGGACAAATTTTTACTATCGAACCAATATTATCAGAAGGATCTATTAATATTCATACATGGAAAGACCAATGGACTGTGTGCACAAATGATAACTCTTTTTGTTCTCAGTGGGAACACACAATTTTAGTTTTAGAAAAATATGCAGAAATATTAACATAG